Proteins encoded within one genomic window of Aurantiacibacter spongiae:
- a CDS encoding acyloxyacyl hydrolase, translating into MKHVILRALAAIAALAVPASASAQEIFGGVYAHAVDTPFTLDTTESGTLDIAAGIRFGRIDALDFIGSPAPYVVGNLNTDGYTSFVGGGLAWTIGDGPVYVRPGIGMVVHDAPEFRVNPETGYRTDLGSRVLFEPEIGVGYRLTDRASVEAHWMHISQGQIFDGEQNPGIDMIGARMNWRL; encoded by the coding sequence ATGAAACACGTTATCCTTCGGGCTTTAGCAGCCATCGCCGCCCTCGCCGTTCCCGCAAGCGCCAGTGCGCAGGAGATCTTCGGCGGCGTCTATGCCCATGCGGTCGATACGCCGTTCACGCTGGACACGACGGAAAGCGGCACGCTCGACATTGCCGCCGGCATTCGCTTCGGGCGGATCGACGCTCTGGATTTCATCGGTTCGCCTGCGCCCTACGTCGTGGGCAACCTCAATACGGATGGCTACACCTCCTTTGTCGGGGGCGGACTTGCCTGGACCATCGGCGACGGCCCGGTCTACGTACGTCCCGGCATCGGCATGGTGGTGCACGACGCGCCCGAATTCCGCGTCAACCCGGAAACCGGATACCGTACCGACCTGGGCAGCCGCGTCCTGTTCGAACCGGAAATCGGCGTCGGGTATCGCCTGACGGACCGGGCCAGCGTGGAGGCGCACTGGATGCATATCAGTCAGGGCCAGATCTTCGATGGCGAGCAGAACCCGGGAATAGACATGATCGGCGCGCGGATGAACTGGCGGCTCTAG
- the rplJ gene encoding 50S ribosomal protein L10 — translation MDRSQKSESVAQLNDVFNQVGVVVVTRNLGLSVDQSTALRGKMREAGATYKVAKNRLAKLALKDTDYTGIEEYLTGPVGLAWSEDPVAAAKAAVEFAKDNDRLEIVGGAMGTQVLDEAGVRSLASLPSLDELRGKIVGLVNAPATKIAQVVNAPAAKLARVFGAYGAKDAA, via the coding sequence ATGGATCGTTCGCAGAAATCCGAATCGGTCGCCCAGCTCAACGATGTCTTCAACCAGGTCGGCGTGGTGGTCGTCACCCGCAATCTGGGTCTCTCGGTGGACCAGTCCACCGCGCTGCGCGGGAAGATGCGTGAAGCCGGTGCAACCTACAAGGTCGCGAAGAACCGTCTCGCCAAGCTCGCCCTGAAGGACACCGACTACACCGGCATCGAGGAATACCTCACCGGTCCGGTCGGCCTCGCCTGGTCCGAAGACCCGGTTGCGGCCGCCAAGGCAGCTGTCGAATTCGCCAAGGATAACGACAGGCTGGAAATCGTCGGTGGCGCGATGGGCACGCAGGTGCTCGACGAAGCGGGGGTGAGGTCGCTGGCCTCGCTGCCCAGCCTCGACGAACTGCGCGGCAAGATCGTGGGCCTGGTCAACGCCCCGGCGACGAAGATCGCCCAGGTGGTCAACGCCCCGGCAGCCAAGCTCGCCCGCGTGTTCGGTGCCTACGGCGCCAAGGACGCGGCGTAA
- the gluQRS gene encoding tRNA glutamyl-Q(34) synthetase GluQRS, producing MIVTRFAPSPNGPLHLGHALSAVVAHDLAKEAGGRFLLRIEDIDGARSRPDLADGFRADLAWLGLEWDEVTPQSARVDAYAAAAERLRDMGLLYPCRCTRSQIAALATETGPDGPVYPGTCKEAPPRKDEPVAWRLDVAKALALTGPLTWTDRSAGEQQARPDLAGDVVLVRKDKTTPASYHLAATLDDAADGVTLVTRGTDLFAATHVHRLLQALLHLPVPRWHHHALLLDEDGRKLAKRRGSPSLADRRGAGEDGRALADALRAGRLPAGITRSRSLHGTA from the coding sequence ATGATCGTCACCCGCTTCGCCCCCAGCCCGAACGGCCCGCTGCATCTGGGCCATGCGCTGTCCGCCGTGGTGGCGCACGATCTGGCGAAAGAGGCGGGCGGGCGCTTCCTGCTGCGGATCGAGGACATAGACGGCGCCCGCTCGCGCCCCGACCTCGCCGATGGCTTCCGCGCCGATCTGGCATGGCTCGGCCTCGAATGGGACGAGGTGACGCCGCAGAGCGCGCGGGTCGATGCCTATGCCGCGGCGGCGGAGCGGCTGCGCGACATGGGCCTCCTCTACCCCTGCCGCTGTACCCGCTCGCAGATTGCCGCCCTTGCGACCGAGACGGGGCCGGACGGACCCGTCTATCCCGGCACCTGCAAGGAAGCGCCCCCGCGCAAGGACGAACCGGTCGCCTGGCGGCTGGACGTGGCGAAGGCGCTTGCCTTGACCGGACCGCTCACCTGGACCGACCGGTCGGCAGGCGAGCAACAGGCGCGGCCAGACCTGGCGGGCGACGTGGTGCTGGTCCGCAAGGACAAGACGACGCCCGCGAGCTATCATCTGGCCGCCACGCTGGACGATGCGGCCGACGGCGTGACCCTGGTGACGCGCGGGACGGACCTGTTCGCCGCTACGCATGTCCACCGCCTGCTGCAGGCGCTGCTCCACCTGCCCGTGCCCCGCTGGCACCATCATGCGCTGTTGCTGGATGAGGATGGCCGCAAGCTAGCCAAGCGCCGAGGTTCGCCCTCGCTTGCCGACCGGCGCGGAGCGGGGGAGGACGGGCGCGCGCTGGCCGATGCCCTGCGCGCCGGCCGATTGCCCGCTGGCATTACCCGGTCACGCTCCCTACATGGGACAGCATGA
- a CDS encoding DUF2975 domain-containing protein yields MSVRLNDPLLTVSRIVVLVIQVLLGIAALALTAAIPFVLFGKSLIEAEIDEEAVPLVGAFPSLQIAGLMLAGLVVVVLAFVFLRHLGRIIDTVGDGDPFVPDNADRLRAMGWLMLGIQIATVAMVPLIVAVQRAFEETRPSMETDVDLSGIVLVLVLFILARVFRHGAAMREDLEGTV; encoded by the coding sequence ATGTCCGTCCGTCTCAACGATCCGTTGCTCACCGTGTCACGCATCGTCGTTCTCGTCATCCAGGTGTTGCTGGGTATCGCGGCGCTCGCGCTGACTGCCGCCATCCCCTTCGTGCTGTTCGGCAAATCGCTGATCGAGGCGGAGATCGACGAGGAGGCCGTCCCCCTGGTCGGCGCCTTCCCCTCGCTGCAGATTGCCGGGCTGATGCTTGCCGGCCTCGTCGTCGTCGTGCTGGCCTTCGTCTTCCTGCGGCATCTCGGCCGCATCATCGACACGGTGGGCGATGGCGACCCCTTCGTGCCCGACAACGCGGATCGACTGCGGGCGATGGGCTGGCTGATGCTGGGCATCCAGATCGCCACCGTCGCCATGGTGCCGCTGATCGTGGCCGTGCAGCGCGCGTTCGAGGAAACCCGGCCGTCGATGGAAACCGACGTCGACCTGTCGGGCATCGTGCTCGTGCTCGTCCTGTTCATCCTCGCCCGCGTGTTCCGCCATGGCGCGGCGATGCGCGAAGACCTGGAAGGAACCGTGTGA
- a CDS encoding MATE family efflux transporter: MRPVAHPPTPGWRTEAAETFRLSWPLALANLLQMLTYAIDVMFIARLGADELAASSLAVALFGLLTWSLQGLTGAVSPIMAAELGARAPALRPVRRSVRMAMWLALATGAVAMIVCAFAESLMLLTGQPPRIAALAGDYMDVLLLALGPMVMAGVFRNFVSTLGRPILATLITASGIGVNAAANWAFIFGNWGAPALGLPGAAVATVLTSLTILAFYALAIRLDPRLHRYRIFGFAWRPDWPRFAELIRIGTPIALTITAEAGIFGAAAFLMGRIGATPLAAHAIALQIVALAFQVPFGVSQAATIRVGYYFGARDAEGVRRAGTVALVMGTGFMVLTALALLLAPEYLLALYIDPWNPDEPAVAEFALAFLAIGAAFQLVDGLQVVAAGALRGLQDTRVPMAIAIFAYWIPGFGVATWLAFGTDTGARGVWFGLATGLAVAAALLLARWLSRERLGLIAAPAPNDHPHHSPGRG; the protein is encoded by the coding sequence GTGCGACCCGTTGCCCATCCCCCCACGCCCGGCTGGCGCACCGAGGCCGCGGAAACCTTCCGCCTGTCGTGGCCGCTGGCGCTCGCCAACCTGCTGCAGATGCTCACCTACGCCATCGACGTCATGTTCATCGCCCGGCTGGGAGCGGACGAACTGGCGGCGTCCAGCCTGGCGGTAGCCCTGTTCGGCCTGCTGACCTGGTCCCTCCAGGGTCTGACCGGGGCCGTCTCCCCCATCATGGCGGCGGAACTGGGTGCGCGGGCGCCGGCCTTGCGGCCCGTGCGTCGTTCGGTTCGGATGGCGATGTGGCTTGCGCTGGCGACCGGTGCGGTGGCCATGATCGTGTGCGCCTTCGCGGAAAGCCTGATGCTGCTGACCGGCCAGCCGCCCCGGATCGCCGCGCTGGCCGGCGACTACATGGACGTCCTGCTGCTCGCGCTGGGGCCGATGGTGATGGCAGGTGTTTTCCGGAATTTCGTCTCGACGCTCGGGCGGCCCATCCTCGCCACGCTCATAACCGCCTCCGGCATAGGCGTGAACGCCGCGGCGAACTGGGCCTTCATTTTCGGCAATTGGGGCGCGCCGGCGCTGGGGCTGCCCGGCGCGGCGGTGGCAACCGTGCTGACCTCGCTGACGATACTGGCGTTCTACGCGCTCGCCATCCGGCTCGATCCGCGCCTGCACCGCTATCGCATCTTCGGCTTCGCCTGGCGGCCGGACTGGCCCCGTTTCGCCGAACTGATCCGCATCGGCACCCCGATCGCGCTCACCATTACGGCGGAAGCCGGAATATTCGGCGCCGCCGCTTTCCTCATGGGGCGCATCGGCGCCACTCCGCTTGCCGCCCATGCCATCGCCCTGCAAATCGTCGCGCTTGCCTTCCAGGTGCCGTTCGGCGTGAGCCAGGCGGCAACGATCCGCGTCGGCTATTACTTCGGTGCGCGCGATGCGGAGGGGGTGCGGCGGGCCGGCACGGTGGCGCTTGTGATGGGGACCGGCTTCATGGTGCTGACAGCCCTCGCCCTGCTGCTGGCGCCCGAATATCTTCTGGCTCTCTACATCGACCCCTGGAATCCGGACGAGCCGGCGGTGGCCGAGTTCGCGCTCGCGTTTCTCGCCATCGGGGCGGCCTTCCAACTGGTCGACGGGTTGCAAGTGGTGGCCGCCGGCGCGCTGCGTGGCTTGCAGGATACGCGCGTGCCGATGGCCATTGCCATCTTCGCCTACTGGATACCGGGTTTCGGTGTGGCGACCTGGCTTGCCTTTGGTACGGACACCGGCGCGCGTGGGGTCTGGTTCGGTCTCGCCACCGGCCTCGCGGTCGCCGCCGCCCTGTTGCTGGCGCGCTGGCTCAGCCGCGAGAGACTGGGCCTCATCGCCGCGCCCGCCCCGAACGATCATCCACACCATTCGCCGGGGCGTGGGTGA
- a CDS encoding helix-turn-helix domain-containing protein — translation MGADTEGSTIVVRLDDLLHERRMTLTELAERVGLTLANLSILKTGKARAIRFSTLEAICRELDCQPGDLLEYAAK, via the coding sequence ATGGGCGCCGATACCGAAGGGAGCACCATCGTGGTCAGGCTCGACGACCTGCTGCACGAGCGCCGCATGACGCTGACCGAGCTGGCCGAGCGGGTCGGACTGACGCTCGCCAACCTGTCGATCCTCAAGACCGGCAAGGCCAGGGCGATCCGCTTTTCCACACTCGAGGCGATCTGCCGCGAACTCGATTGCCAGCCGGGCGACCTGCTCGAATATGCGGCGAAATGA
- a CDS encoding HNH endonuclease, with translation MFKAELIERAAHFRSAHDDPTRSLESCPALVLNADYTPLSYYPLSLWPWQTAIKAIFLERVDVVASYDRAVHSPSLDMQIPSVIALRQYVRQSEFPAFTRFNVFLRDRFSCQYCGSQQHLTFDHVVPRRLGGKTTWENISTACAPCNMKKGGRTPKQAGMHLHVSPIRPTSWQLQQQGKSFPPNYLHETWRDWLYWDIELEE, from the coding sequence GTGTTCAAGGCCGAACTGATCGAACGCGCCGCGCATTTCCGCAGCGCCCATGACGATCCGACCCGCAGCCTCGAGAGCTGCCCGGCGCTGGTGCTCAACGCGGATTACACGCCGCTCAGCTACTATCCGCTCAGCCTGTGGCCGTGGCAGACAGCGATCAAGGCCATCTTTCTCGAACGGGTGGACGTGGTGGCGAGCTACGACCGGGCCGTCCACTCGCCCAGCCTCGACATGCAGATCCCGAGCGTCATCGCGCTCCGCCAGTATGTCCGGCAGTCCGAGTTTCCCGCCTTCACCCGCTTCAACGTGTTCCTGCGCGACCGCTTTTCCTGCCAGTATTGCGGCAGCCAGCAGCATCTCACCTTCGACCATGTCGTGCCTCGCCGGCTGGGCGGCAAGACGACGTGGGAGAACATCTCCACCGCCTGTGCGCCCTGCAACATGAAGAAGGGCGGCCGCACGCCGAAGCAGGCGGGGATGCACCTGCACGTAAGCCCGATCCGCCCGACCAGCTGGCAGTTGCAGCAGCAAGGCAAGAGCTTCCCGCCCAACTACCTGCACGAAACCTGGCGCGACTGGCTGTATTGGGACATCGAACTGGAGGAGTGA
- the rplL gene encoding 50S ribosomal protein L7/L12, which translates to MADIAKLVEELSSLTVMEAAELASKLEEEWGVSAAAAVAMPAAGGGGDAAPAEEKDEFDVVLTGDGGKKIQVIKEVRAITGLGLTEAKALVEGAPKPLKEGVNKAEAEEIKGKIEAAGGTVELK; encoded by the coding sequence ATGGCCGATATTGCCAAGCTTGTTGAAGAACTGTCGTCGCTGACCGTCATGGAAGCCGCCGAACTCGCCTCGAAGCTCGAGGAAGAGTGGGGCGTTTCCGCTGCCGCGGCCGTCGCCATGCCCGCCGCCGGCGGTGGCGGTGACGCCGCGCCCGCCGAAGAGAAGGACGAGTTCGACGTCGTCCTGACCGGCGATGGTGGCAAGAAGATCCAGGTCATCAAGGAAGTCCGCGCCATCACCGGCCTGGGCCTGACCGAAGCCAAGGCCCTGGTCGAAGGCGCGCCCAAGCCGCTCAAGGAAGGCGTGAACAAGGCCGAAGCCGAAGAGATCAAGGGCAAGATCGAAGCCGCCGGCGGTACCGTCGAGCTTAAATAA
- a CDS encoding HIG1 domain-containing protein encodes MNTFLVIVIVLLAIMVVVSLVRGIVAFLQTTKIDLEGQGENSVMLQERQNKAMFARIKYQALAILVVGVLLAINS; translated from the coding sequence ATGAACACCTTCCTCGTCATCGTCATCGTCCTCCTTGCCATTATGGTGGTGGTTTCCCTGGTGCGCGGCATCGTCGCTTTCCTGCAGACGACCAAGATCGATCTCGAGGGGCAGGGCGAAAACTCGGTGATGCTGCAGGAGCGTCAGAACAAGGCGATGTTCGCGCGTATCAAATACCAGGCGCTGGCCATCCTGGTCGTCGGCGTCCTGCTCGCCATCAACAGCTGA
- a CDS encoding cob(I)yrinic acid a,c-diamide adenosyltransferase yields MVKLNRIYTRTGDEGTTGLVDGSRLSKHAPRMAAVGDVDETNAVIGLAIREMSGRAADDLRRVQNDLFDLGADLATPAKEGDDFAPSQMVLRIVPSQVEWVEQRIDAVTSELEPLTSFILPGGSEAAARLHLARTVTRRAERALTALAEQEPVNPAALSYVNRLSDYLFVLARAANDGGNADILWAPGAGR; encoded by the coding sequence ATGGTCAAGCTCAACCGCATCTACACCCGCACGGGGGACGAAGGAACGACGGGACTGGTCGACGGATCTCGTCTGTCCAAGCATGCGCCCCGGATGGCGGCGGTGGGCGACGTGGACGAGACGAACGCCGTCATCGGCCTGGCCATCCGCGAGATGTCCGGGCGGGCCGCGGATGACCTTCGCCGGGTACAGAACGACCTGTTCGATCTGGGTGCCGACCTGGCCACTCCCGCAAAGGAGGGCGATGACTTCGCGCCGTCGCAGATGGTGCTGCGCATCGTCCCTTCGCAGGTTGAATGGGTGGAGCAGCGGATCGACGCCGTGACGAGCGAACTCGAACCGCTGACCAGTTTCATCCTTCCGGGGGGCAGCGAAGCTGCGGCGCGGTTGCACCTTGCGCGCACCGTAACCCGCCGGGCCGAACGCGCACTGACTGCCCTGGCCGAGCAGGAGCCCGTGAATCCCGCTGCGCTTTCCTACGTCAATCGGCTGTCGGACTATCTGTTCGTGCTGGCCCGCGCTGCGAACGACGGTGGGAACGCCGACATTCTCTGGGCCCCCGGCGCCGGCAGGTAG
- the rpoB gene encoding DNA-directed RNA polymerase subunit beta: MATKAPVQSTSKSKRIRKIFGDIHEVVQMPNLIEVQRESYEQFLRSDPSIDYVSGLEKTLRSVFPIRDFAGTAELDFVNYELEPPKYDTTECRQRGITYAAPMKVTLRLIVFEVDQETETRSVLDIKEQDVYMGDMPLMTSNGTFIINGTERVIVSQMHRSPGVLFDHDRGKTHSSGKFLFAARVIPYRGSWLDFEFDAKDIVNVRIDRKRKLPVTALLFALGLTSEDILDHFYDKVTWKRGKDGWEIPFVAEQWRGQKPAFALVDARTGEEVFPANQKVSPRGANKAAKDGLEKLLIPTEEIFGRYASEDLIDEKTGRIYIEAGEEVSPDNLEKLDNAGIDQIDLLDIDHVNTGAWMRNTLEADKAENREEGLEAIYKVMRPGEPPTKETAEALFEGLFFDSDRYDLSAVGRVKLNMRLGLDAEDTVTTLRKEDILAVVKELVDLKDGKGEVDDIDNLGNRRVRSVGELLENQYRVGLLRMERAVKERMSSVDVSTVMPNDLINAKPAVAAVREFFGSSQLSQFMDQTNPLSEVTHKRRVSALGPGGLTRERAGFEVRDVHPTHYGRICPIETPEGPNIGLINSLSTFARVNKYGFIETPYRAVKDGKVSGDVQYLSAMEEQKHTVAQASAETDGDGKFVEELVSTRQNGEFMMSPNEQVTLMDVSPKQLVSVAASLIPFLENDDANRALMGSNMQRQAVPLVKAEAPFVGTGMEETVARDSGAAIAATRAGVVDQVDATRIVIRASGEVDTTNPGVDIYTLQKFQRSNQSTCVNQRPLVKVGETVEAGDIIADGPSTDLGELALGRNSLVAFMPWNGYNYEDSILISERIVKDDVFTSIHIEEFEVMARDTKLGPEDITRDIPNVGEEALRNLDEAGIVYIGAEVHPGDILAGKITPKGESPMTPEEKLLRAIFGEKASDVRDTSLRLPPGVSGTIVDVRIFNRHGIEIDDRTRAIQNEEIERLKKDSEDERAILNRATYNRLEEMLDGQTASAAPKGVKKGTVIDRQVLDGVEKREWFKFAVADDNMQSQLEAVKGQYDEAVKAIKDKFEDRKEKLERGDELAPGVLKMVKVFVAVKRKLQPGDKMAGRHGNKGVISRILPEEDMPFLEDGTPVDIVLNPLGVPSRMNVGQIFETHLGFAARGLGMQIAAQLDEWRDANPDAEAGPPPAAVVEKLKDVYGEQYHEDIDSRSTAEVVELANNLRTGVPMGTPVFDGAREQDVTDMLLKAGYDSSGQSTLYDGRTGEAFDRKVTVGIIYMLKLHHLVDDKIHARSIGPYSLVTQQPLGGKAQFGGQRFGEMEVWALQAYGAAYTLQEMLTVKSDDVVGRTKVYEAIVKGDDTFEAGIPESFNVLVKEMRSLGLNVELTSLSDGEDEDEDGFGQIAAE; encoded by the coding sequence ATGGCGACCAAGGCACCGGTGCAGTCCACCAGCAAGTCCAAGCGCATCCGCAAGATCTTCGGCGACATCCATGAAGTCGTGCAGATGCCCAATCTGATCGAGGTGCAGCGCGAAAGCTACGAGCAGTTTCTGCGTTCGGACCCCTCTATCGACTACGTCTCGGGCCTGGAAAAGACGCTGCGCAGCGTCTTCCCGATTCGCGACTTCGCCGGGACCGCCGAGCTCGACTTCGTGAATTACGAGCTTGAGCCGCCGAAATACGACACCACCGAATGCCGCCAGCGCGGCATCACCTACGCCGCGCCGATGAAGGTGACGCTGCGTCTGATCGTGTTCGAGGTGGACCAGGAAACCGAAACCCGCTCCGTGCTCGATATCAAGGAGCAGGACGTGTACATGGGCGACATGCCGCTGATGACGTCGAACGGGACGTTCATCATCAACGGCACGGAACGCGTCATCGTGTCGCAGATGCACCGGTCGCCCGGCGTGCTGTTCGATCACGACCGCGGCAAGACCCATTCCAGCGGCAAGTTCCTGTTCGCCGCGCGCGTCATTCCCTATCGCGGCTCCTGGCTCGACTTCGAGTTCGATGCCAAGGACATCGTCAACGTGCGTATCGACCGCAAGCGCAAGCTGCCCGTCACCGCGCTGCTGTTCGCGCTCGGCCTGACGAGCGAGGACATTCTCGATCACTTCTACGACAAGGTCACGTGGAAGCGTGGCAAGGACGGCTGGGAAATTCCCTTCGTGGCCGAGCAGTGGCGTGGCCAGAAGCCGGCCTTCGCGCTGGTCGATGCCAGGACCGGCGAGGAAGTGTTCCCCGCCAATCAGAAGGTATCCCCGCGCGGCGCCAACAAGGCCGCGAAGGACGGGCTGGAGAAGCTGCTGATCCCGACCGAGGAGATCTTCGGCCGCTACGCCAGCGAGGATCTGATCGACGAGAAGACCGGCCGGATCTACATCGAGGCGGGCGAGGAAGTGTCCCCCGACAATCTGGAAAAGCTGGACAATGCCGGCATCGACCAGATCGACCTGCTCGACATCGACCACGTCAATACCGGCGCCTGGATGCGCAACACGCTGGAGGCCGACAAGGCCGAGAACCGCGAGGAAGGGCTGGAGGCGATCTACAAGGTCATGCGTCCGGGCGAACCGCCGACCAAGGAAACCGCCGAGGCGCTGTTCGAAGGGCTGTTCTTCGATTCCGACCGCTACGATCTTTCCGCGGTGGGCCGGGTGAAGCTGAACATGCGCCTGGGTCTCGATGCCGAGGACACCGTCACCACGCTGCGCAAGGAAGATATCCTCGCGGTGGTGAAGGAGCTTGTCGACCTGAAGGACGGCAAGGGCGAGGTCGACGACATCGACAACCTCGGCAATCGCCGCGTGCGTTCGGTGGGCGAGCTGCTGGAGAACCAGTACCGCGTCGGCCTGCTGCGCATGGAGCGCGCCGTGAAGGAGCGCATGTCGAGCGTGGACGTCAGCACGGTGATGCCGAACGACCTGATCAACGCCAAGCCCGCGGTCGCCGCGGTGCGCGAGTTCTTCGGTTCGTCGCAGCTTTCGCAGTTCATGGACCAGACCAACCCGCTGTCCGAAGTCACCCACAAGCGCCGCGTCTCGGCGCTCGGCCCGGGCGGTCTGACCCGCGAGCGCGCGGGCTTCGAGGTGCGCGACGTCCACCCGACGCACTATGGCCGCATCTGCCCGATCGAGACGCCCGAAGGCCCGAACATCGGCCTCATCAACTCGCTCTCGACCTTTGCCCGCGTCAACAAGTACGGCTTCATCGAGACGCCGTACCGCGCGGTGAAGGACGGCAAGGTATCGGGCGACGTGCAGTATCTGTCCGCGATGGAAGAACAGAAGCACACGGTCGCGCAGGCCTCGGCCGAGACCGACGGTGACGGCAAGTTCGTGGAGGAGCTGGTCTCCACCCGCCAGAACGGCGAGTTCATGATGAGCCCGAACGAGCAGGTCACGCTGATGGACGTCAGCCCCAAGCAGCTCGTGTCCGTGGCCGCTTCGCTTATTCCCTTCCTGGAGAACGACGACGCCAACCGCGCGCTGATGGGATCGAACATGCAGCGCCAGGCGGTGCCGCTGGTGAAGGCCGAGGCGCCGTTCGTCGGCACCGGCATGGAAGAGACCGTGGCGCGCGACAGCGGCGCCGCGATCGCCGCCACGCGCGCCGGCGTGGTCGACCAGGTCGACGCCACCCGCATCGTGATCCGCGCATCGGGCGAGGTCGACACGACCAATCCGGGCGTGGACATCTACACCCTGCAGAAGTTCCAGCGCTCCAACCAGTCGACCTGCGTCAACCAGCGTCCGCTGGTGAAGGTGGGCGAGACGGTCGAGGCCGGCGACATCATCGCCGACGGTCCCTCCACCGATCTCGGTGAACTGGCGCTGGGCCGCAACAGTCTCGTCGCGTTCATGCCGTGGAACGGCTACAATTACGAGGATAGTATCCTCATTTCCGAACGCATCGTGAAGGACGACGTGTTCACCTCGATCCACATCGAGGAATTCGAGGTGATGGCCCGCGACACCAAGCTGGGGCCGGAGGACATCACCCGCGACATCCCGAACGTGGGCGAGGAAGCGCTGCGCAACCTCGACGAGGCGGGCATCGTCTATATCGGCGCCGAAGTGCATCCGGGCGACATCCTGGCGGGCAAGATCACGCCCAAGGGCGAAAGCCCGATGACGCCGGAGGAAAAGCTGCTGCGCGCCATTTTCGGCGAGAAGGCCAGCGACGTGCGCGACACCTCGCTCCGCCTGCCGCCCGGCGTGTCGGGCACCATCGTCGACGTGCGCATCTTCAACCGCCACGGTATCGAGATCGACGACCGTACCCGCGCCATCCAGAACGAGGAGATCGAACGCCTCAAGAAGGACAGCGAGGACGAGCGGGCGATCCTGAACCGCGCGACCTACAACCGGCTCGAGGAAATGCTCGACGGGCAGACGGCTTCGGCAGCGCCCAAGGGCGTGAAGAAGGGCACGGTCATCGACCGGCAGGTGCTGGACGGCGTCGAGAAGCGCGAATGGTTCAAGTTCGCCGTCGCCGACGACAACATGCAGAGCCAGCTCGAAGCGGTGAAGGGCCAGTACGACGAGGCCGTGAAGGCCATCAAGGACAAGTTCGAGGACCGCAAGGAGAAGCTCGAACGCGGCGACGAACTGGCGCCGGGCGTGCTCAAGATGGTCAAGGTGTTCGTCGCGGTGAAGAGGAAACTCCAGCCGGGCGACAAGATGGCCGGCCGCCACGGCAACAAGGGCGTCATCAGCCGCATCCTGCCGGAAGAGGACATGCCCTTCCTGGAGGACGGCACGCCGGTCGACATCGTGCTGAACCCGCTGGGCGTGCCCTCGCGCATGAATGTCGGGCAGATCTTCGAGACGCATCTCGGCTTCGCGGCGCGCGGGCTGGGCATGCAGATCGCGGCGCAGCTCGACGAATGGCGCGACGCCAATCCCGATGCCGAGGCGGGCCCGCCCCCCGCGGCCGTCGTGGAGAAGCTGAAGGACGTCTACGGCGAACAGTATCACGAGGATATCGACAGCCGCTCCACCGCCGAAGTCGTCGAGCTGGCGAACAACCTTCGCACCGGCGTTCCGATGGGCACCCCCGTGTTCGACGGCGCGCGCGAACAGGACGTGACCGACATGCTGCTGAAGGCAGGCTACGATTCCTCGGGCCAGTCGACGCTGTATGACGGCCGCACGGGCGAGGCGTTCGACCGCAAGGTGACCGTGGGCATCATCTACATGCTCAAGTTGCACCACCTGGTCGACGACAAGATCCACGCCCGTTCCATCGGCCCGTACTCGCTCGTCACCCAGCAGCCGCTGGGCGGCAAGGCGCAGTTCGGCGGCCAGCGTTTCGGCGAGATGGAGGTCTGGGCGCTCCAGGCCTACGGCGCGGCCTACACCTTGCAGGAAATGCTGACGGTGAAGTCCGACGACGTGGTCGGCCGAACCAAGGTCTACGAAGCGATCGTCAAGGGCGACGACACCTTCGAGGCCGGCATTCCGGAGAGCTTCAACGTGCTCGTCAAGGAAATGCGCAGCCTGGGCCTCAACGTCGAACTCACCTCGCTCAGCGACGGCGAGGACGAGGACGAGGACGGCTTCGGCCAGATCGCGGCGGAGTAG